The DNA window CAGGCCAAGCTCGCTCTCGTACCGCTTGCGCTTGGCGTCTGGCAGTTCGGGCAGCGAGGCTTCGCATTCCTTCAAAAATTCATCGTCCAGCTCCAGCGGCAGCAGGTCCGGATCGGGGAAGTAGCGATAATCATGCGCGTCTTCCTTGGAACGCATGGACCGCGTCTCGCCGCGCGCGGCGTCGAACAGGCGGGTCTCCTGCACCACCGTGCCGCCATCCTCGATCAGATCGACCTGCCGGCGCGCCTCGACCTCGACCACCTGCTGGATGAAGCGGATCGAGTTCACGTTCTTGGTCTCGGTCCGCGTGCCGAATTCCTCACCGGGACGGCGCACGGAGACGTTGACGTCCGCGCGCATGGAGCCCTGCTCCATATTGCCGTCGCACGAGCCGACATAGCGCAGAAGACTTCTGAGCTTGCGCACATAAGCGCCTGCTTCCTGCGGAGACCGCATATCGGGCTTGGAGACGATCTCCATCAGCGCCACGCCGCAGCGGTTCAGATCGACATAGCTCATGGTGGGATGCTGATCGTGCATCAGCTTGCCCGCATCCTGTTCGATGTGAATGCGCTCGACCCCGATGGTCTTGGAGGCGCTGTCCGGGTCCTTCTCGTCCAGCACGACCTCGACCGCGCCCTCGCCCACGATCGGGTGGTAGAGCTGCGAAATCTGATAGCCCTGCGGCAGATCGGCATAAAAATAATTCTTGCGGTCGAAGCGCGAGAATTTGTTGATCTGCGCGCCCATCGCCATCCCGGTGCGCACCGCCTGACGGACGCACTCCTTGTTCGGCACCGGCAACATGCCGGGCATCGCGGCATCGACAAGCGAAACCTGGCTGTTCGGCTCGGACCCGAAATCGGTCGCCGCGCCCGAAAAAAGCTTAGACGCGCTGGTCACCTGCGCGTGGACTTCCAGGCCGATCACGACCTCCCAGTCTCCGGTGGCGCCCTGAATGCGGTAAGTGGATTCGCTCATGTTGAAATTCCGAACGTGAGATCGCCGATAGACTTAGAGAAGAGACTCACCACCAGTCCTCCGGACGCGCGTTGAAGCCGCTGCGCTGTTCCAGTGCCAGGCTGGCGTTCAACACGGTCTGCTCGTCGAGCGGCTTGCCGATCAGCTGCAGCCCCAGCGGCAGGCCTTGGCTGTTGAGGCCGGCGGGCACGCTACTGGCTGGAAGCCCGGCCATCGATGCGGGCACGGCGAACACGTCGTTCAGATACATGGTGAGCGGATCGCCGGTTAGGTCGCCCAGCCCGAAGGCCGCGGTCGGCGCGGTGGGGGCGAGGATCACGTCGCATTCGCCCCAGGCCTGCTGGAAATCGCGGCTGATCAGCGTGCGGACCTTGGAAGCCTGCGTGTAATAAGCGTCGTAGAAACCCGCGCTCAGCACATAGGTGCCGATCATGATGCGGCGCTTCACCTCGGCGCCGAAGCCCGCGGCACGCGTGGCGGCGTACATTTCCTGAAGGTCCGCGCCTTCCGGCAGATCGCGCAGGCCGTAACGCACGCCGTCATAGCGCGCGAGGTTCGAGGAGGCTTCCGCAGGCGCGACGATATAATAAGCCGGCAGCGCATATTTGGTGTGCGGCAGCGAAATCTCGACGACCTCGGCCCCCGCATCCTCAAGCCGCTTCGCGCCTTCGCGCCACAGCCCGTCGATTTCGCCGTCCATGCCCTCGACGCGATATTCCTTGGGAATACCGACCTTCAAGCCTTTGAGATCGCCGGAAAGGGCACCGGCCCAATCGGGCACCGGCTCGTTCAGCGACGTCGAATCCTTGGGGTCGAAACCCGCCATCGCGCCGAGCATGATCGCGCAATCGGTCACGTCGCGCGCCATCGGCCCGGCCTGGTCCAGGCTGGAGGCGAAGGCGACGACGCCCCAGCGTGAGCAGCGACCATAAGTCGGCTTGATGCCGGTGATGCCCGTAAAGGCGGCGGGCTGGCGGATCGAGCCGCCGGTATCGGTGCCGGTTGCTGCGGGACAGAGCCGCGCGGCGACGGCGGCGGAACTGCCGCCCGAGCTGCCACCGGGCGACAGATCGGTATTGCCGCCGTCATTGCGGCGCCAGGGGGAGATCACATTGCCGAACGCGCTGGTCTCATTGGACGAGCCCATGGCGAACTGGTCCATGTTGAGCTTGCCCAGCATGCCCGCGCCCGCCTTCCACAGATTGGCGGATACGGTGGATTCGTAAGGCGGGTGGAAGCCCTTCAAAATGCCGCTGGCCGCGGTGGTTTCCACTCCGTCCGTGCAAAACAGGTCCTTCATGCCGATCGGCACGCCGGCCATGCTGCCCAGTTCTCCGCCGTCAGCCCGCGCCTTGTCCACCGCTTCGGCGGCGTTGATCGCGCGCTCCGGCGTTGTGACAAGAAACGCGTTGAGCGCGGATGCCTTCTCCACGCGCGCGTTGAAGGCTTCG is part of the Novosphingopyxis iocasae genome and encodes:
- the gatB gene encoding Asp-tRNA(Asn)/Glu-tRNA(Gln) amidotransferase subunit GatB — its product is MSESTYRIQGATGDWEVVIGLEVHAQVTSASKLFSGAATDFGSEPNSQVSLVDAAMPGMLPVPNKECVRQAVRTGMAMGAQINKFSRFDRKNYFYADLPQGYQISQLYHPIVGEGAVEVVLDEKDPDSASKTIGVERIHIEQDAGKLMHDQHPTMSYVDLNRCGVALMEIVSKPDMRSPQEAGAYVRKLRSLLRYVGSCDGNMEQGSMRADVNVSVRRPGEEFGTRTETKNVNSIRFIQQVVEVEARRQVDLIEDGGTVVQETRLFDAARGETRSMRSKEDAHDYRYFPDPDLLPLELDDEFLKECEASLPELPDAKRKRYESELGLSAYNAAVLTAEVETYKSFEQLLSVVADKLGKSEKDVATQTANWALSIAPGVRNGMEEEFDAANDTAEANAAIIRMQAAGEISGGQAKEIYEIVLKTGREPGEIAEAEGLKQTSDTGAIEAEIDKVLAANQDKVEEYRGGKDKLFGFFVGQTMKAMKGQANPQVVNDLLKQKLG
- the gatA gene encoding Asp-tRNA(Asn)/Glu-tRNA(Gln) amidotransferase subunit GatA; this encodes MSELTELGVAAIRDGVKDGSFTAVEVAEAFNARVEKASALNAFLVTTPERAINAAEAVDKARADGGELGSMAGVPIGMKDLFCTDGVETTAASGILKGFHPPYESTVSANLWKAGAGMLGKLNMDQFAMGSSNETSAFGNVISPWRRNDGGNTDLSPGGSSGGSSAAVAARLCPAATGTDTGGSIRQPAAFTGITGIKPTYGRCSRWGVVAFASSLDQAGPMARDVTDCAIMLGAMAGFDPKDSTSLNEPVPDWAGALSGDLKGLKVGIPKEYRVEGMDGEIDGLWREGAKRLEDAGAEVVEISLPHTKYALPAYYIVAPAEASSNLARYDGVRYGLRDLPEGADLQEMYAATRAAGFGAEVKRRIMIGTYVLSAGFYDAYYTQASKVRTLISRDFQQAWGECDVILAPTAPTAAFGLGDLTGDPLTMYLNDVFAVPASMAGLPASSVPAGLNSQGLPLGLQLIGKPLDEQTVLNASLALEQRSGFNARPEDWW